The genome window CCAGTCGGCACTGGCAGGCAGCAGTTGCATGGCCTCGATAGCCTGCTCGCCAGCATGACTGCCAACCAGCAATAACCAGGGTGCCGCCGCGTCCTGACGCGGCAACAGGATCAGGTCGGCACTGCCGGTGCGCACCTGCGGGCCGCTGTGCACGGTGCTGCAAAACCCGCCCGCGCAGCTTTCCAGACAATCCACCCCGACCAGCAAGGTGGCCTGGCGGCGTGCCTGGTAGTGCGGATCGTGGGCAAAGAAGCGATCCTGATAGGCCACCGCCTGCAGGTCGCAGGCATGCACGCCGAACAGCACCTGCGGCGCCACTTCCGGCAGCGCCGAGAGAAACTGCCCGCCCTCGAAACGGAACAGCACTTCGCGCTCGGCAAAGAAGAAACTTTTGGCGGAGAAACTCGCGGTAGAAGCCTCGGCACGGAACTCGCGGTTATCGGTTGGCGTCACCATCTGCCAGTGCTCGCCGCCCTGCCCGTCAGGACGCACCTCATAAACACTGCAGTACTGCGCCAGATGCGCCCGCAGGCGCTCCGGTCGATCCAGCTCAAAGGCTTGCATAGACGGGAACCTCTCGGGCATCACGCGGATTATGGGGGACCACGCCAGCGGCCAGGGGTTCGATCGCCACGGCACAGGCCTTGAGTTCCGGCATCTTGCTGATCGGGTCCATGGCGTCATTGGTCAGGCGATTACAGGGCGCTTCGAGGAAGTGATAAGGCATGGCCACCGTGCCGGGTGGCAGGTCGTCGGTGAGTTGCAGGCGCACTTCGAGAGAACCGCGCCGCGAGCGCACGCATACCGCCTGCAAATCATGCCAGCCGTGTTTGGCGGCATCTTGCGGATTGATCAGCAACAGCCCGGCCGGTGTCTCGCGCTCCAGCAAGGGCGATTTGCGCGTCATCGAGCCGCAGTTGTAGTGAAAGTGAAAACGGTGGGTAGTGAAAACGAAGGGATACCCGGCATCCGGCCCCTCGGCCGGCTCAACCTGGGTCAGCGGAAACAGCCGCGCGCGGCCCAGCGGGAAGCTCTGCGCGTGCAACACCGGTGAACCCTGCGGGTGTTCCGCATTGCACGGCCATTGCAAACCGTGCGCTTTATCCAGCCCGGCATAACTCATCGCCGAGAACAGCGGGGTCAGCGCCGCCATCTCGTCGAATACCGCCTCGGCACTGTCCCAGGCCATGCCGGCATAGCCCATACGCGCCGCCAGCTCGCCGAGAATCTGCCAGTCGATACGCGCTGAGCCCGGTGCCGCTACCGCCTTGCGGATGCGCTGCACGCGCCGTTCGCAGTTGGTGAAGGTGCCATCCTTCTCGACAAACGCCGCTGCCGGCAACACCACATCGGCCAGTTTGGCGGTTTCGGTCAGAGTCAGCTCGAACGCCACGAGAAAATCCAGTGCCGCGTAGGCGCGCGCCACCTGATGCTGATCCGGATCGGTCACCACCGGATCTTCGCCGATGATCATCAGCGCGCGCAGATCACCCTGCAGCGCGGCCTGGGTCATGCCCATTGAAGTCAGCCCCGGCGTGACCGGCATCGGCGTATGCCAAGCCGCGGCAAACTTTTCCTGCACCGCCGGCTCGTCGGCTTTCTGGTAGCCGGGATAGACATTCGGCAGGCAGCCCATATCGCAGGCACCCTGCACATTGTTCTGCCCGCGCAACGGATTGACCCCGGTACCGGGGCGACCGATCTGGCCGCAGGCCAGCACCAGATTGGATACCGCCATGACGTTATTGGTGCCGCTCTGGAACTGGGTGATGCCCATGCCGTAGGCGGTAAAGGCCGCCGGCGAATGGCTGAACAGCTCGGCCACGCGAATCAGCTCGGCCACCGGGATACCGGTGGCGGCGCTGGTCTGTTCCGGCGT of Pseudomonas pohangensis contains these proteins:
- a CDS encoding 4Fe-4S dicluster domain-containing protein, translated to MQAFELDRPERLRAHLAQYCSVYEVRPDGQGGEHWQMVTPTDNREFRAEASTASFSAKSFFFAEREVLFRFEGGQFLSALPEVAPQVLFGVHACDLQAVAYQDRFFAHDPHYQARRQATLLVGVDCLESCAGGFCSTVHSGPQVRTGSADLILLPRQDAAAPWLLLVGSHAGEQAIEAMQLLPASADWEAERHANKLRVAQQQGDQADIVHGVALLNAGKVAQDTWERLGLQCLACSGCTSVCPTCSCFAPLDQPSDSGGMQRERVWDSCLYQGFQKETSGHNPGATAGSRVQRFWFHKFGDEINAPFEHYGCVGCGRCDRVCPGGIGVHGVMHRVANA
- the fdhF gene encoding formate dehydrogenase subunit alpha, which produces MQVIPSICTFCGVGCGLGLRVERGRVIGVEPQSGHPVSQGQLCAKGWSTSFAIDPGNRLTEPLIKEHGKFRKASWEEALQRIASEFRAAQQAGGADAVGVISCARATNEDNYAAQKFARAVLKTNNVDHCARICHSPSVTGLARTLGSGAMSNSVADIDQAELILVIGADVTENHAMIGARMLRAQARGARLIVIDPRKTRLARLADIHLQLRLGSNIALLNGLLQIIFKNGWENAAFLAERCEDITPLRQHLAAITPEQTSAATGIPVAELIRVAELFSHSPAAFTAYGMGITQFQSGTNNVMAVSNLVLACGQIGRPGTGVNPLRGQNNVQGACDMGCLPNVYPGYQKADEPAVQEKFAAAWHTPMPVTPGLTSMGMTQAALQGDLRALMIIGEDPVVTDPDQHQVARAYAALDFLVAFELTLTETAKLADVVLPAAAFVEKDGTFTNCERRVQRIRKAVAAPGSARIDWQILGELAARMGYAGMAWDSAEAVFDEMAALTPLFSAMSYAGLDKAHGLQWPCNAEHPQGSPVLHAQSFPLGRARLFPLTQVEPAEGPDAGYPFVFTTHRFHFHYNCGSMTRKSPLLERETPAGLLLINPQDAAKHGWHDLQAVCVRSRRGSLEVRLQLTDDLPPGTVAMPYHFLEAPCNRLTNDAMDPISKMPELKACAVAIEPLAAGVVPHNPRDAREVPVYASL